A single genomic interval of Parvularcula marina harbors:
- a CDS encoding DUF2200 domain-containing protein has protein sequence MTKHRIFTTSFASVYPHYITKAEKKGRTKAEVHEIIRWLTGYDEKGLAKVLKDGTDFEHFFAEAPALNPSRKLIKGVVCGIRVEEIEDPLMQELRYLDKLIDELARGKKMEKILRTE, from the coding sequence ATGACCAAGCACCGCATTTTCACGACCAGCTTCGCCAGCGTCTATCCGCATTACATCACCAAGGCGGAGAAAAAGGGACGCACCAAGGCGGAAGTCCACGAGATCATCCGTTGGCTGACGGGCTATGACGAAAAGGGGCTTGCCAAAGTGCTCAAAGACGGCACCGACTTTGAGCACTTCTTTGCCGAAGCGCCCGCCCTCAACCCCTCGCGTAAGCTGATCAAAGGCGTCGTCTGCGGCATCAGGGTCGAGGAGATCGAGGATCCGCTGATGCAGGAGCTCCGCTATCTCGACAAGCTGATCGATGAGCTGGCCCGCGGCAAGAAGATGGAGAAAATCCTGCGCACGGAGTAA
- a CDS encoding class I SAM-dependent methyltransferase, whose product MTSSFQSVCRLCGGKHLSPAFTLDTQNAWVYCGDNKGENGCGLLQRATVGTEELGSSSLNLSWTEQYRLRDVVGSVLEMISTREGHALDLGCGDGDLLSAYPRWVAPVGLDERLEWAGPTDWGTGIAADLLDEECQARLLEEAPDGYDVITAIGYLETQNDPRAVFEAARGLLVEDGVFVIETPYAALALTRTLASPFHADANAIYSLAQLEKLARGAGFRIIRGTMTERAAGSIRLFMVHEDYRGHDYEPWLDHLARLWDEECSLALTGRQAVGAYSMRLAARHREIASMRDAMIRADEHAYVLGTDAPVFATLSAADFGYDVISAHIGAVPREGFPEVITEDMAQDVPADVLIAPAWRRRETLERWYDQIMAGMRVVFFEPELTVVTRENYAAELGRALAVTDGPGSVETLRAALAAMRGGRGPGLRVVSQTG is encoded by the coding sequence ATGACATCCAGTTTTCAGTCCGTATGCCGTCTATGTGGTGGTAAGCATCTTAGCCCGGCGTTCACGCTGGATACCCAGAATGCCTGGGTCTATTGCGGTGACAATAAAGGCGAGAATGGCTGCGGCCTGCTGCAGCGGGCAACCGTGGGAACAGAGGAGCTGGGCAGCTCTTCGCTGAACCTTTCGTGGACGGAGCAATATCGCCTGCGTGATGTTGTGGGCAGCGTCCTTGAAATGATCTCAACGCGTGAGGGGCACGCGCTGGATCTGGGGTGTGGGGATGGGGATCTTCTGTCGGCTTATCCGCGCTGGGTTGCGCCGGTGGGGCTCGATGAACGGCTTGAATGGGCAGGGCCGACCGATTGGGGCACCGGCATTGCCGCTGACCTGCTTGATGAAGAATGCCAGGCCCGGCTGCTCGAAGAGGCGCCGGACGGCTATGACGTTATCACGGCGATCGGCTATCTTGAAACGCAGAATGATCCGAGGGCGGTGTTTGAAGCTGCGCGCGGGCTTCTGGTCGAAGACGGGGTTTTCGTCATCGAGACGCCTTATGCGGCACTCGCTTTGACGCGGACGCTGGCCAGCCCCTTCCATGCCGATGCCAATGCGATTTATTCCCTCGCGCAGCTTGAAAAGCTGGCACGCGGGGCGGGGTTCCGGATTATCCGGGGGACAATGACGGAGCGGGCCGCCGGCTCAATCCGCCTCTTTATGGTGCATGAGGATTACCGTGGTCATGATTACGAGCCCTGGCTCGATCATCTGGCCCGGCTCTGGGATGAGGAATGCTCGCTGGCCCTGACCGGCCGTCAGGCCGTGGGGGCCTATTCGATGCGGCTAGCTGCGCGCCACCGCGAGATTGCGTCGATGCGTGACGCCATGATCCGCGCCGATGAACATGCCTATGTTCTGGGCACGGATGCGCCGGTCTTTGCGACGCTCAGCGCAGCTGATTTTGGTTATGATGTGATCAGTGCCCATATCGGTGCCGTACCGCGTGAGGGCTTCCCGGAAGTCATCACCGAGGACATGGCGCAGGATGTGCCGGCCGATGTGCTGATCGCGCCAGCATGGCGCCGCCGCGAAACGCTGGAGCGCTGGTATGATCAGATCATGGCAGGGATGCGGGTTGTCTTCTTCGAGCCCGAGCTGACGGTCGTGACGCGAGAGAATTACGCCGCCGAGCTTGGGCGGGCGCTCGCCGTCACGGACGGGCCGGGCAGTGTCGAGACGTTGCGCGCGGCGCTGGCCGCGATGCGCGGCGGACGGGGGCCGGGCCTCCGCGTTGTCAGCCAGACGGGCTGA
- a CDS encoding ABC transporter ATP-binding protein has translation MIRVEDVGFAYGSQPPAIDGLSFEIAKGEIFGFLGPSGAGKTTTQKILLKLLKGYSGTIEVMGRPLSSWGRAYFQKIGVCFEFPSNYAKLTALENLRFFAGFFSGPTADPMQLLEEVGLGHAANQRVEQFSKGMQIRLNVARSLLNNPELLFLDEPTAGLDPANARAIRDLIARRRDEGATVFLTTHDMAVAEALCDRVGLLVHGKLAALDAPRTLRLAHGERKVEVSYVLEGQPGTEIFDLDGLDTNERFTHLLHNAHIETLHTLEPTLDDVFIKLAGRTS, from the coding sequence ATGATCAGGGTTGAAGATGTCGGCTTTGCCTATGGCAGCCAGCCGCCCGCAATTGACGGCCTCTCTTTCGAGATCGCGAAAGGCGAGATTTTCGGCTTTCTGGGGCCCAGCGGCGCCGGCAAGACAACGACGCAGAAGATCCTCCTCAAACTCCTCAAGGGCTACTCGGGCACCATCGAGGTGATGGGCCGCCCGCTCTCCTCATGGGGCCGCGCCTATTTCCAGAAGATCGGCGTCTGTTTCGAATTCCCCAGCAATTACGCCAAGCTGACCGCGCTTGAAAACCTGCGCTTCTTCGCCGGATTCTTCTCCGGCCCCACCGCCGACCCAATGCAGTTGCTGGAGGAAGTCGGCCTTGGCCATGCGGCAAACCAACGTGTCGAGCAGTTCTCCAAAGGCATGCAGATCCGGCTGAATGTCGCGCGCTCCCTCCTCAACAACCCCGAGCTTTTGTTCCTTGACGAGCCGACCGCAGGGCTTGATCCCGCCAATGCAAGAGCGATCCGTGATCTGATCGCCCGTCGTCGGGATGAAGGCGCAACCGTCTTCCTGACGACCCATGACATGGCCGTTGCCGAGGCGCTATGCGACCGCGTCGGCCTTCTTGTTCATGGAAAGCTGGCCGCACTTGATGCGCCAAGGACTTTGCGGCTTGCCCATGGCGAACGGAAGGTCGAGGTCAGCTATGTGCTGGAGGGGCAGCCGGGGACGGAGATTTTCGATCTCGACGGTCTCGATACGAATGAGCGCTTCACGCATCTTCTGCACAATGCCCATATCGAGACCCTGCACACGCTGGAGCCGACGCTGGATGATGTCTTCATCAAGCTTGCGGGGCGGACGTCATGA
- the pnuC gene encoding nicotinamide riboside transporter PnuC, producing MNPVEIIAALLGVINVSLIVRRSVWNYPFGIAMVCLYAFVFYEARLYSDMLLQGFFLIVQIYGWWNWARADEVRGGVAVSWLSWPGRAAWIAGAAIFSVSLGWAMARYTDAAAPFADSTIAGFSIAAQFLMAFRRIENWVLWIAVDVLAVGLFISRELYVTAGLYAVFLVLATAGLIGWMRTHRRAAGAA from the coding sequence ATGAATCCGGTTGAGATCATCGCGGCCCTGCTCGGCGTCATCAATGTCAGTCTCATCGTTCGCCGCAGCGTGTGGAACTATCCGTTCGGCATCGCGATGGTGTGTCTTTACGCCTTCGTCTTTTACGAGGCGCGGCTTTATTCGGACATGCTGCTGCAGGGCTTTTTCCTCATTGTGCAGATTTATGGCTGGTGGAACTGGGCGCGGGCCGATGAGGTGCGCGGCGGGGTCGCGGTCTCGTGGCTGTCATGGCCGGGGCGGGCGGCATGGATTGCGGGTGCGGCCATATTCAGTGTGTCGCTTGGCTGGGCCATGGCGCGCTATACCGATGCGGCGGCGCCCTTCGCCGATTCGACGATTGCCGGGTTCAGTATTGCGGCGCAGTTCCTCATGGCCTTTCGCCGGATCGAGAACTGGGTCTTGTGGATCGCGGTCGATGTGCTGGCCGTGGGGCTCTTCATTTCGCGCGAGCTTTACGTGACGGCTGGTCTTTATGCGGTGTTTCTCGTGCTCGCGACGGCGGGGCTGATCGGCTGGATGCGGACCCATCGCCGGGCGGCGGGCGCGGCGTGA
- the nuoH gene encoding NADH-quinone oxidoreductase subunit NuoH, translating to MIDLVHRDWSHPIWATILTALQTLGLMVVLLVSLAFLLLFDRKVWAAVQMRKGPNVVGAFGLLQSFADFFKFVLKEIVVPAGADKTVFLVAPFITFVLAFIGWAVVPVGQGLVVADINVGILYLFAVSSLGVYGIIMGGWASNSKYPFLGSLRSAAQMVSYEVSLGFIIISVLLLVGSMNLTDIVNSQDRGLGLLNWHFIPLFPLFVMFFISALAETNRPPFDLPEAESELVAGYQVEYSSTPYLLFMIGEYLNIVLMCSMLTILFFGGWHSPIPGLPAFLGPLWFGLKVVFFFFLFAMVKAIVPRYRYDQLMRIGWKIFLPTSIVYLVIMAGLMLYLPGLADWFQSWRG from the coding sequence ATGATCGATCTTGTGCACCGCGACTGGTCCCACCCCATCTGGGCGACCATTCTGACCGCCCTGCAGACCCTCGGCCTGATGGTCGTCCTGCTGGTGAGCCTCGCTTTCCTGCTGCTGTTTGACCGCAAGGTCTGGGCGGCTGTGCAGATGCGTAAAGGCCCCAATGTCGTGGGCGCCTTCGGCCTGCTTCAGTCTTTCGCGGACTTCTTCAAATTCGTGCTCAAGGAAATCGTCGTGCCCGCGGGCGCCGACAAGACGGTGTTCCTGGTCGCGCCCTTCATCACCTTCGTGCTCGCCTTTATTGGCTGGGCCGTCGTGCCGGTGGGGCAGGGGCTTGTCGTCGCCGATATCAATGTCGGCATTCTCTATCTTTTCGCAGTCTCTTCGCTGGGTGTGTACGGCATCATCATGGGCGGCTGGGCGTCGAACTCGAAATATCCGTTCCTCGGTTCCCTGCGGTCCGCCGCGCAGATGGTGTCTTATGAAGTCTCGCTCGGCTTCATCATCATCTCGGTGCTGCTGCTTGTCGGTTCGATGAACCTGACCGATATCGTCAATTCACAGGACCGTGGGCTCGGCCTTCTGAACTGGCATTTCATTCCGCTCTTCCCGCTCTTTGTGATGTTCTTCATCTCGGCGCTGGCGGAGACCAACAGGCCGCCCTTTGACCTGCCGGAAGCCGAATCAGAGCTCGTGGCGGGCTATCAGGTCGAATATTCCTCAACGCCGTATCTCCTCTTCATGATCGGTGAGTATCTCAACATCGTCCTGATGTGCTCAATGCTGACGATCCTGTTCTTTGGCGGCTGGCATTCGCCGATCCCCGGCCTGCCGGCCTTCCTCGGCCCGCTGTGGTTCGGCCTCAAGGTCGTATTCTTCTTCTTCCTGTTTGCGATGGTGAAGGCCATCGTGCCGCGCTATCGCTACGACCAGCTGATGCGCATTGGCTGGAAGATCTTCCTGCCGACATCGATTGTGTATCTGGTCATTATGGCCGGCCTGATGCTTTATCTGCCGGGGCTGGCTGACTGGTTCCAGAGCTGGAGGGGGTAA
- the nuoI gene encoding NADH-quinone oxidoreductase subunit NuoI has protein sequence MARIAQALKGAMLTDFLGAFFLGMKYYFRPKKTINYPFERGPISPRFRGEHALRRYPNGEERCIACKLCEAVCPAQAITIEAEERADGSRRTTRYDIDMTKCIYCGFCQESCPVDAIVEGPNFQFATETREELFYDKDRLLANGDRWERLLAKNIELDAPYR, from the coding sequence ATGGCCCGTATTGCCCAGGCGCTGAAAGGCGCGATGCTGACGGATTTTCTCGGGGCGTTCTTCCTCGGGATGAAATATTACTTCCGGCCGAAAAAGACGATCAACTACCCGTTCGAGCGCGGGCCGATCTCGCCGCGCTTCCGCGGGGAGCATGCACTGCGCCGCTATCCCAATGGGGAAGAGCGCTGCATTGCCTGCAAGCTCTGTGAAGCGGTCTGCCCGGCGCAGGCGATCACGATCGAGGCGGAGGAACGCGCCGACGGTTCGCGCCGTACGACCCGCTATGACATCGACATGACCAAATGCATCTATTGCGGCTTTTGCCAAGAAAGCTGCCCGGTCGATGCGATCGTCGAAGGGCCGAACTTCCAGTTCGCGACCGAGACCCGCGAAGAGCTGTTCTATGACAAGGACCGGCTGCTCGCGAATGGGGATCGCTGGGAGCGCCTGCTCGCCAAGAATATCGAGCTCGACGCGCCGTACCGGTAA
- the galU gene encoding UTP--glucose-1-phosphate uridylyltransferase GalU produces the protein MSAIRKAVIPVAGHGTRVLPATKSIPKELLTVVDRPLIHYVVDEAREAGIEHIVFVTGRGKGAIEDYFDHAVELEDALQAKNKTEIYEETMTSLLPAGAASFTRQQAPKGLGHAIWCARDIIGNDPFAILLPDVIIQGQPGCLKQMVESYEPGSNIIAVEEVPQNEVSSYGIIAPKGEVSGRTIEMSGMVEKPAVADAPSNLSITGRYILQADIFPILANTGKGAGGEIQLTDAMAELMEKQPFYAYRYEGESHDCGSKLGFVKANVAYALAREGLAGDLREWMKGR, from the coding sequence ATGTCCGCCATCCGCAAAGCCGTCATTCCCGTCGCCGGTCACGGCACACGCGTCCTGCCCGCGACCAAGTCGATCCCCAAGGAATTGCTGACTGTCGTTGACCGCCCGCTTATCCACTATGTCGTTGATGAGGCTCGCGAAGCCGGGATCGAGCACATCGTTTTCGTGACCGGGCGCGGCAAGGGCGCGATCGAGGATTATTTCGACCATGCGGTCGAGCTCGAAGACGCGCTTCAGGCCAAGAACAAGACCGAGATCTATGAGGAGACGATGACCAGCCTGCTGCCCGCAGGTGCTGCCTCCTTCACCCGCCAGCAGGCGCCCAAGGGCCTCGGCCATGCGATCTGGTGCGCGCGCGACATCATCGGCAATGACCCTTTCGCGATCCTGCTGCCGGACGTCATCATCCAGGGCCAGCCGGGCTGCCTCAAGCAGATGGTTGAGTCGTACGAGCCCGGCTCGAACATCATCGCGGTCGAGGAAGTCCCGCAGAATGAAGTCAGCAGCTACGGCATCATCGCGCCGAAGGGCGAAGTTTCAGGCCGCACGATTGAGATGTCCGGCATGGTCGAGAAACCGGCCGTTGCGGACGCTCCCTCGAACCTCTCGATCACCGGGCGCTATATTCTGCAGGCGGATATTTTCCCGATCCTCGCCAATACCGGCAAGGGCGCTGGCGGCGAAATCCAGCTCACCGACGCCATGGCCGAGCTGATGGAGAAACAGCCTTTCTATGCCTATCGCTATGAGGGGGAGAGCCATGATTGCGGCTCGAAGCTCGGCTTCGTCAAAGCCAATGTCGCCTACGCGCTCGCACGCGAGGGCCTTGCAGGCGACCTGCGGGAGTGGATGAAGGGGCGGTAG
- a CDS encoding M28 family peptidase, protein MPKTFLALMAATTALTASAFAQAESPLPPKVEADAKKLIEKALADDQGYRTVEELTTKVGARLAGSEAEARARDWAVDHLKSLGFKNVRIETFEIPYWAREKEAAAIVSPFPQELEITGLGGSVATPEGGVTGEVVRFETMTELKNYPEGDTLAGKIVFVDEPMVRTQDGSGYGVAVAKRSGAANEAGKRGAKAALIRSVGTDHHRFPHTGLMSYEKDVTKVPTAALSAPDSDQLARALEMSDGPVTVLFELSVQTREKAPSGNVIAEIPGRTDEIVLIGAHLDSWDLGTGAVDDGAGVGIVVGAGKLMLDKRKKPERTIRIVLFGSEEVGLLGAFEYARAHAAELDKHVMGAESDFGAGKIYQFQTRYGESQLDKAAAMARVLEPLGIARGDNMAGGGPDVIPLRIAGVPVTSLRQNGWDYFDLHHTPDDTLDKIDPDELAQNVAAYAAFTWMAANMPGPFREPPAEEAAPTEDVADGAQ, encoded by the coding sequence ATGCCGAAAACCTTTCTGGCCCTGATGGCCGCCACGACCGCCCTGACGGCGTCTGCTTTTGCGCAAGCCGAAAGCCCGCTGCCGCCGAAAGTTGAGGCGGATGCGAAGAAGCTGATCGAGAAAGCGCTCGCGGACGATCAAGGATATAGAACGGTCGAAGAACTGACGACCAAGGTCGGGGCGCGGCTCGCAGGGTCCGAGGCGGAAGCGCGGGCACGTGACTGGGCTGTTGATCACCTCAAATCCCTCGGTTTCAAGAATGTTCGTATCGAGACTTTCGAGATCCCATATTGGGCGCGCGAGAAGGAAGCCGCTGCAATCGTTTCTCCTTTTCCGCAAGAGTTGGAGATTACGGGTCTCGGTGGGTCAGTCGCCACGCCTGAAGGCGGTGTGACAGGTGAGGTCGTCCGTTTTGAGACGATGACCGAGCTGAAAAATTATCCTGAAGGGGACACGTTGGCGGGCAAGATCGTCTTTGTCGATGAGCCCATGGTGCGCACGCAAGATGGCTCGGGCTACGGTGTCGCCGTTGCTAAACGCTCCGGAGCTGCCAATGAAGCCGGCAAGCGCGGCGCGAAGGCGGCCCTGATCCGCAGTGTGGGGACGGATCACCACCGCTTCCCGCATACAGGCCTGATGTCTTATGAAAAGGATGTCACGAAAGTGCCGACGGCGGCGCTGTCTGCGCCTGATTCTGACCAGCTGGCACGCGCCCTGGAGATGAGTGACGGACCGGTGACGGTTTTATTCGAGCTATCGGTTCAGACTCGCGAGAAAGCACCCTCAGGCAATGTGATCGCGGAAATACCGGGGCGGACGGACGAAATTGTCCTGATTGGCGCGCATCTCGATAGCTGGGATCTTGGCACGGGCGCCGTTGATGATGGTGCAGGTGTCGGCATCGTTGTCGGGGCGGGCAAGCTGATGCTCGACAAGCGTAAAAAACCGGAGCGGACGATCCGTATCGTGCTGTTCGGTTCAGAAGAAGTCGGCCTGCTGGGTGCGTTTGAATATGCGCGGGCGCATGCGGCGGAACTCGACAAGCATGTAATGGGCGCGGAAAGCGATTTCGGCGCCGGCAAGATTTATCAGTTCCAGACACGCTATGGTGAAAGCCAGCTCGACAAGGCGGCGGCCATGGCGCGCGTACTCGAGCCGCTTGGCATTGCGCGCGGTGACAATATGGCGGGCGGTGGTCCGGACGTGATCCCGCTGCGGATCGCTGGCGTCCCGGTCACGTCACTTCGCCAGAATGGCTGGGACTATTTCGATCTTCACCACACGCCCGATGACACGCTGGACAAGATCGACCCTGATGAACTTGCCCAGAATGTCGCGGCCTATGCCGCCTTTACGTGGATGGCGGCGAATATGCCGGGGCCGTTCCGTGAGCCGCCTGCTGAGGAAGCGGCGCCGACGGAAGATGTCGCCGACGGCGCGCAATAG
- a CDS encoding AAA family ATPase, whose translation MTRGFVLGKFMPPHAGHMELCETAAASCDELTVLVCWLPDDPIPGEMRLSWMKELFPRARVIGHDAVVPQLPEDDPDFWEIWKGIVKTAHPEQIDYVFAGELYGQRLAQEVGAKFIPVGGRIMGEDQSGLGGVSASAIRNDPLGQWQWLPGPVRKSACQTICLHGVESTGKTMLGEKLSRHFGTSVVPEYGRIYCELNGTELTSDELLHIGATQAAMTAAAAPWGSGRLIIDTDALMTAAWHEMMLGEGRAELTQFPPADLYLLLDPDVPWVDDGTRIYGEDETRQRFAKIAEDVLIRAGVPYQKISGTSWAAREEAAIKAIEDMPPHRPWG comes from the coding sequence GTGACCCGGGGCTTTGTCCTTGGCAAGTTCATGCCGCCCCATGCGGGGCATATGGAGCTTTGCGAGACGGCGGCGGCGTCATGCGATGAGCTGACGGTGCTTGTCTGCTGGCTGCCGGATGATCCGATCCCCGGCGAGATGCGCCTTTCATGGATGAAGGAGCTGTTCCCGAGGGCGCGGGTCATCGGGCATGACGCCGTGGTTCCTCAGTTGCCGGAGGATGATCCCGATTTCTGGGAGATATGGAAGGGCATCGTGAAGACCGCGCACCCTGAGCAGATCGATTATGTTTTTGCGGGCGAGCTTTATGGCCAGCGCTTGGCGCAAGAGGTGGGGGCCAAATTCATTCCCGTCGGTGGACGGATCATGGGGGAGGATCAGTCTGGGCTAGGCGGTGTGTCGGCGAGTGCTATTCGCAATGATCCGCTGGGGCAGTGGCAATGGCTGCCGGGGCCAGTGCGCAAGTCGGCCTGCCAGACGATCTGTCTTCATGGGGTGGAGAGTACCGGCAAGACGATGCTGGGCGAAAAGCTGTCCCGGCATTTCGGCACCAGCGTCGTGCCGGAATATGGCAGGATCTATTGCGAGCTGAACGGTACGGAGCTGACGAGCGATGAGCTGCTGCATATCGGCGCCACGCAGGCGGCGATGACGGCGGCTGCCGCGCCGTGGGGCAGCGGCAGGCTGATCATCGATACCGATGCGCTGATGACCGCCGCCTGGCATGAGATGATGCTAGGGGAAGGGCGGGCAGAGTTGACCCAATTTCCGCCTGCGGATCTTTATCTCCTCCTCGACCCGGATGTGCCATGGGTCGATGACGGCACCCGCATCTATGGCGAGGATGAAACGCGCCAGCGTTTTGCGAAGATTGCGGAGGATGTGCTGATCCGCGCCGGTGTGCCTTACCAGAAGATCTCAGGGACATCCTGGGCCGCACGCGAAGAGGCTGCAATCAAAGCCATCGAGGACATGCCGCCGCACCGGCCGTGGGGGTAG
- a CDS encoding tetratricopeptide repeat protein, with the protein MKDEILTETTPPSAAGRLVGWKRIAAHLGCGERTARRWGAEEDLPVHRQAHESRSTVFAYPAELDHWLASRTAAPGVEEAAPSSQQGLRFGWLRSRLVLALLAGLAAVIFAVVTLSREPAPSADGFTRDPEAADLYERGRALWQQRGEEPNRRAISLLSKAVEQDPEFAEGWAALASAWATLPTYSDDISNRRAEDEATLAANRALSLNPRLAEPRSLMVTFAQRHGDWAESERIYEEALAADPDNPTVLLWYAGHYRELGMFEQVDLLLAKARALDPNAPPIRLETAMNTLHNGGLDEGEAMLDEIWFDLGLHSPIVWTGKWLAFLKRDDRDALAAWTDEMPFNAPKPLFRRFAQMSEEASSADREALAADIVTASADNLPPWLAYIMLEHLGETNRALDIAERKAETGQFYNSVVLFDPFMTETRQTERFARITERLGFLPYWRENGAPTLCAAEKNAPFCRAIAGKDE; encoded by the coding sequence ATGAAGGACGAGATTTTGACCGAGACGACCCCGCCCTCCGCCGCCGGCCGCCTCGTCGGCTGGAAACGAATCGCCGCGCATCTTGGCTGCGGCGAGCGCACGGCCCGGCGCTGGGGCGCCGAAGAAGACCTGCCGGTCCATCGTCAGGCCCATGAAAGCCGCAGCACCGTTTTTGCCTATCCGGCGGAACTCGACCACTGGCTGGCGTCGCGGACAGCGGCGCCCGGAGTGGAGGAAGCCGCGCCGTCTTCTCAACAAGGGCTGCGTTTCGGCTGGCTACGGTCGCGTCTGGTCCTCGCCCTCCTCGCAGGCCTCGCCGCTGTCATCTTCGCTGTAGTGACGCTCAGCAGGGAGCCCGCCCCTTCGGCCGACGGTTTCACCAGGGACCCAGAGGCCGCCGACCTTTATGAGCGCGGCCGTGCCCTCTGGCAGCAGCGCGGAGAAGAGCCTAACCGCAGGGCGATCAGCCTCTTGTCAAAGGCTGTCGAGCAGGATCCCGAATTCGCCGAAGGCTGGGCCGCGCTTGCCTCGGCCTGGGCGACCCTTCCGACCTATTCGGACGACATTTCCAACCGGCGCGCGGAAGATGAAGCAACCCTGGCAGCCAATCGCGCCCTTTCCCTGAACCCGAGACTTGCCGAGCCGCGTAGCCTGATGGTGACATTTGCCCAGCGGCATGGCGACTGGGCCGAATCTGAACGGATCTATGAAGAAGCGCTGGCGGCGGACCCGGACAATCCGACCGTGCTCCTCTGGTATGCGGGGCATTACCGCGAGCTTGGCATGTTCGAGCAGGTCGATCTCCTCCTCGCAAAGGCACGCGCTCTTGATCCGAACGCCCCGCCGATCCGGCTCGAAACCGCGATGAACACGCTGCACAATGGTGGGCTCGATGAAGGCGAAGCGATGCTTGATGAGATCTGGTTCGATCTCGGCCTTCACTCCCCCATCGTCTGGACGGGCAAATGGCTCGCCTTTCTCAAACGCGATGACCGAGACGCCCTTGCAGCGTGGACGGATGAAATGCCGTTCAATGCACCCAAGCCCCTCTTCCGCCGCTTTGCACAAATGAGTGAAGAGGCAAGCAGTGCGGATCGAGAGGCCCTTGCCGCCGACATCGTGACGGCTTCAGCGGACAATCTTCCGCCCTGGCTTGCCTATATCATGCTCGAGCATCTGGGCGAGACGAACCGCGCGCTCGATATTGCCGAGCGAAAGGCCGAGACCGGGCAGTTCTATAATTCAGTCGTCCTCTTTGATCCCTTCATGACCGAAACGCGGCAGACGGAACGCTTTGCGAGGATCACCGAACGTCTCGGTTTTCTTCCCTACTGGCGAGAGAATGGTGCGCCCACGCTCTGCGCCGCCGAGAAGAACGCACCGTTCTGCCGCGCCATTGCGGGCAAGGACGAATAG
- a CDS encoding NADPH-dependent FMN reductase: protein MNIIAFAASNSSASINKQLASHALSLLTEEISPDAGGDLLDLNDFEMPIYSEDREKADGIPEQAVSFRRKVAEADAVIIAFAEHNGSYSAAYKNIFDWASRLEGKVYQDKPVLLLSTSPGGRGAKSVLEQATAAMPHFGATVVGALSVPSFHDHFDKSEDRLTDEALSTELRALLSQLAEQG from the coding sequence ATGAACATCATCGCCTTTGCCGCCAGCAACAGCTCGGCCTCGATCAACAAACAGCTGGCCAGCCATGCCCTCAGCCTGCTGACCGAAGAGATCTCACCCGATGCGGGTGGAGATCTGCTCGACCTCAATGACTTTGAAATGCCGATCTATAGTGAGGATCGGGAAAAGGCAGACGGTATTCCGGAGCAGGCGGTCAGTTTCCGCCGGAAGGTCGCAGAAGCGGATGCCGTTATCATCGCCTTTGCGGAGCACAATGGCAGCTATTCGGCGGCCTATAAGAATATCTTTGACTGGGCATCCCGGCTCGAAGGGAAAGTTTATCAGGACAAGCCTGTCCTTCTTCTCTCGACTTCACCAGGCGGCAGAGGCGCAAAATCGGTGCTGGAGCAGGCCACCGCCGCCATGCCGCATTTCGGCGCAACGGTCGTGGGGGCCTTGTCCGTGCCCAGTTTCCACGACCATTTTGACAAATCAGAAGATCGGCTTACGGATGAAGCCCTCTCAACAGAGCTTCGCGCCCTGCTCAGCCAGCTTGCTGAGCAAGGTTAA